A region of Polyodon spathula isolate WHYD16114869_AA chromosome 4, ASM1765450v1, whole genome shotgun sequence DNA encodes the following proteins:
- the LOC121315068 gene encoding anterior gradient protein 2 homolog: MVKGLMSVLLVLVAVSYSFGRPDKAGSSKKENKFPQTLSRGWGDELTWTQTYEEALFRARSSNKPVMVIHHLEDCPHSQALKQAFASNRKIQKMADEDFILLNLVFETTDKHLSPDGQYVPRIIFVDPSLTIRADITGRYANRLYAYEPADINLLISNMEKAKKLLKTEL, translated from the exons ATGGTGAAAGGATTGATGTCAGTGCTTTTGGTCCTGGTGGCTGTCTCCTACAGCTTTGGAAGGCCTGATAAAGCTGGTTCttccaaaaaggaaaataaatttcCACAGACTTTGTCCAGAG GGTGGGGTGATGAACTTACTTGGACACAGACCTATGAAGAAGCTTTGTTCAGAGCCAGATCTAG CAACAAACCTGTAATGGTTATCCATCACTTGGAAGACTGCCCACACAGTCAAG CTCTGAAACAAGCATTTGCTAGCAACAGAAAAATTCAGAAGATGGCCGATGAAGACTTTATTCTCCTGAACCTTGTG tttgaaacaacAGACAAGCATTTGTCCCCAGATGGCCAGTATGTACCTAGAATCATCTTTGTAG ATCCCTCTCTGACAATCAGGGCTGATATCACTGGAAGATATGCAAACCGTCTCTATGCCTATGAACCTGCAGACATCAATCTGT tgatTAGTAACATGGAGAAAGCCAAGAAGCTGCTGAAGACCGAATTGTAA